Proteins encoded within one genomic window of Arachis ipaensis cultivar K30076 chromosome B08, Araip1.1, whole genome shotgun sequence:
- the LOC107613811 gene encoding uncharacterized protein LOC107613811 has translation MPRKPRYNIIQEPPKDAETNAGTEETTVGTTTRGAQTSRQTRDRVPPISSSANRAPATRMNEPFRAPRIDHRNAQSSTADDPQTPTDDIETRPRAEVADDELGDEDYDLEADEVPSFDDHIDDLFAAQEVEGQHSNKKAKDTDFWEVTVIEDGVRKVSKLSVKEAIGLPSNTKIVLLFNSQLQPIGQAAGLLSGFIGNLGADYSRFPIYLESWKLVSKAKRDQAYNMLKRVFYYEDDAGGKIKRDILKRIGKNWKDSRHHLFHRCYKLVRTYEENLQHHPKGIDKNDWKKFVDYRLNEETQKKCRQNTLNRSKQVYTHTGGSKTLARKKDEVEREQGRPVGRGELFIMTHKKRDGSYIHPDARVVSEAIANVERQDGSSKHLSQNDSLAQVLGKEHPGRVRALGAGPCPTQVFGNAAGQPSGSAESNAEDKRMIAELMAKLEEERAKRQSVHKVLGYVVQQLGGNLPIEIAEELAFVGDTPDSSCAGPSSSGNRNPQQKS, from the exons ATGCCTAGAAAACCAAGGTACAACATTATACAGGAACCCCCGAAAGATGCCGAAACTAATGCCGGTACCGAAGAGACAACG GTTGGGACCACGACTAGAGGAGCTCAGACATCACGGCAAACACGTGATAGGGTTCCTCCGATATCATCCTCAGCTAATAGAGCTCCGGCAACCCGTATGAATGAACCGTTTCGTGCACCGCGCATCGACCATAGGAATGCACAATCGAGTACTGCTGATGACCCTCAAACTCCAACAGACGACATAGAGACTCGGCCTCGCGCGGAAGTGGCTGATGATGAATTAGGGGATGAGGATTATGACCTAGAGGCGGATGAAGTTCCGTCGTTCGATGACCACATCGACGACTTGTTTGCTGCCCAAGAAGTCGAAGGTCAGCATAGCAACAAGAAAGCCAAAGATACAGATTTCTGGGAAGTTACAGTTATCG AGGACGGTGTCAGAAAGGTTTCTAAGCTGAGTGTGAAGGAGGCTATAGGCCTCCCTTCCAATACGAAGATAGTACTCCTGTTTAACAGTCAGCTGCAACCGATTGGTCAGGCGGCAGGACTACTGAGTGGTTTCATAGGGAATTTGGGTGCGGATTATTCTCGGTTCCCCATATACTTAGAAAGTTGGAAGCTGGTGAGCAAAGCAAAGAGGGATCAGGCGTACAACATGCTTAAG CGGGTCTTTTACTATGAGGACGATGCCGGAGGAAAAATAAAGCGTGATATTTTGAAGAGGATAGGAAAGAACTGGAAGGATTCAAGACACCACTTGTTTCATAGGTGTTACAAACTTGTAAGGACTTATGAGGAAAATCTTCAGCATCACCCGAAAGGAATAGACAAAAATGATTGGAAAAAGTTCGTTGACTATCGCCTGAATGAAGAAACGCAG AAAAAGTGTAGACAGAATACTTTAAATCGGAGCAAGCAAGTTTACACACATACTGGGGGCTCCAAAACCTTGGCACGAAAAAAAGACGAAGTG GAGAGAGAGCAAGGAAGGCCCGTGGGTAGAGGGGAGTTATTTATCATGACTCATAAGAAAAGAGATGGCTCGTATATCCACCCCGATGCGCGTGTTGTTAGT GAAGCAATTGCGAATGTTGAGAGGCAGGATGGATCCTCTAAGCACCTTTCACAGAATGACTCGCTAGCACAAGTTCTCGGAAAGGAGCACCCAGGACGAGTTCGTGCCCTAGGTGCTGGACCATGTCCCACCCAGGTCTTTGGTAATGCTGCTGGACAACCGTCGGGTTCTGCAGAGTCCAATGCAGAGGATAAGAGGATGATTGCAGAATTGATGGCTAAGTTAGAAGAAGAGCGGGCGAAGAGACAGTCAGTACATAAGGTCTTGGGATATGTAGTCCAACAGTTAGGAGGCAATTTGCCAATTGAGATTGCTGAAGAGCTGGCTTTTGTGGGCGATACACCAGACTCGTCATGTGCAGGGCCATCTTCATCTGGAAATCGCAACCCGCAACAAAAATCTTGA
- the LOC107610981 gene encoding uncharacterized protein LOC107610981: protein MIKCPCPKCGFQYMQTREDAYDHLLLRPFPPGYTIWVRHGEQPVDERPGLGREDENLISQVNQMHQMVNDAFNFMIQNGSEDITTIEHAEDDEDVLPSLYEGPSRAARDFNDLLSDGEQELYPGCSKYSKLSFLVKLYHIKCMCGVSDKAITMILDLLRDAFEQAKLPKTVYEARKTIRKLGIEYTKIDACPNDCMLYRGDDENLTRCKKCGCSRWKQKTKKGSIIRFNVPVKRKGKPIAAKSLRYFPLIPRLQRLFMCSKTSSDMLWHKQAPNNDGFLRHPRDAEAWKKFDAKYTNFSADPRNVRLALASDGFNPFGNMSTKYSIWPVILIPYNLPPWVCMKQTSLILSTLIPGPKMPGNDIDVYLQPLIDELKQLWDGVETYDAKEGNTFKMCAALMWTISDFPGLGNLSGWNTHSGLACPTCNLDAKPQRLKDSQKWCFMGHRRFLNQGHKYRLDRNRFDGQVEGRDPPTKLSGTDILRQQSNVHVSFGKSSSVTSKKRRNGQDADEDDSHWKKKSIFFDLPYWEDQMLRHNLDVMHIEKNVCDNVVFTILNDSGKSKDNLKARRDLQCMGIRPELWPGEGGKYTSAIFAMSNSQRDVFLKTLQNVVFPDGYSSNVARLIKNEDFSSFSANTTIAIELLFKKIALTTNKGDIVPEYSGEIVPDSLDGEESDSEDILDDVSSVAVDRSMQFDLNKVPDEEDATLEDQQDKQDDIHVKKRCFDLNKMPWYGDEISDPLKREAARFITEFFSPGQYDVGEKF from the exons ATGATAAAGTGTCCATGTCCTAAATGCGGGTTTCAATATATGCAAACAAGAGAGGATGCATACGACCATCTGTTGTTACGACCATTTCCCCCTGGATATACTATTTGGGTGCGTCATGGTGAGCAGCCGGTTGACGAGAGGCCTGGATTGGGACGAGAAGATGAAAATTTGATATCCCAAGTGAATCAAATGCACCAGATGGTCAACGATGCATTCAATTTCATGATACAAAATGGGAGTGAGGACATCACAACAATCGAGCATgcagaagatgatgaagatgtaTTACCGAGCTTGTATGAAGGTCCAAGTCGCGCGGCGCGGGATTTTAACGATCTACTGTCAGATGGAGAGCAGGAGTTATATCCCGGATGCTCAAAGTACTCCAAATTATCATTTTTAGTGAAGCTTTATCATATCAAGTGTATGTGCGGTGTGAGTGACAAGGCAATAACAATGATTCTTGACTTACTGCGCGACGCATTCGAACAAGCAAAACTCCCAAAGACAGTGTATGAAGCTAGGAAGACAATAAGAAAGCTGGGTATTGAATACACCAAGATAGATGCTTGTCCAAATGACTGTATGCTGTACCGAGGTGATGATGAGAATCTGACTAGGTGCAAGAAATGTGGATGTTCAAGATGGAAGCAGAAGACTAAAAAAGGCTCTATTATTAGGTTCAATGTACCagtaaagagaaaaggaaaacctATAGCAGCCAAGAGTCTTCGTTACTTTCCCCTCATACCACGACTGCAGCGGTTATTCATGTGCAGCAAGACATCGAGTGATATGTTATGGCATAAACAGGCGCCTAATAACGATGGTTTCCTTAGGCATCCAAGGGACGCTGAAGCATGGAAAAAGTTTGATGCAAAATATACTAATTTTTCCGCGGATCCGCGCAATGTTCGCCTAGCCTTGGCGAGCGATGGATTTAATCCCTTTGGGAATATGAGCACAAAGTACTCCATCTGGCCTGTGATTCTTATTCCGTATAATCTACCACCCTGGGTTTGCATGAAGCAGACATCTTTGATTCTATCCACGCTTATTCCCGGGCCGAAAATGCCAGGTAACGACATAGATGTTTATTTGCAGCCTTTGATAGATGAGTTGAAGCAATTATGGGATGGGGTTGAAACCTATGATGCCAAAGAGGGAAACACTTTCAAGATGTGTGCGGCACTGATGTGGACTATTAGCGACTTTCCAGGATTGGGGAACCTATCTGGCTGGAATACGCACAGTGGGTTAGCCTGTCCTACGTGTAACTTGGATGCTAAGCCACAGCGGCTGAAAGACAGTCAGAAATGGTGTTTCATGGGCCATCGACGCTTTTTAAatcagggacacaaatacagactaGACCGGAATAGATTTGACGGGCAGGTTGAAGGTAGAGATCCACCAACGAAGTTATCCGGAACAGATATCTTGAGGCAACAGTCTAATGTGCACGTTTCATTTGGGAAGAGTTCAAGCGTGACATCCAAAAAAAGACGCAATGGTCAGGACGCGGATGAAGATGACTCGCATTGGAAGAAGAAGAGTATTTTCTTTGACCTCCCGTACTGGGAGGACCAGATGTTGCGTCATAACCTCGATGTAATGCATATAGAAAAAAACGTGTGTGACAACGTGGTCTTCACTATCTTAAACGATAGCGGCAAATCAAAAGACAATCTTAAAGCTCGCAGGGATTTACAATGCATGGGTATAAGGCCAGAATTATGGCCGGGGGAAGGTGGTAAGTATACTTCTGCAATATTTGCGATGTCAAATTCACAGAGGGATGTATTCTTGAAGACTTTGCAGAATGTGGTCTTTCCAGATGGTTACTCTAGCAATGTTGCTC GATTGATAAAAAATGAGGACTTTTCGTCATTCTCTGCAAACACAACAATTGCTATAGAGCTTCTGTTTAAGAAAATTGCCTTAACTACTAACAAGGGTGATA TCGTACCTGAATATTCCGGAGAAATAGTTCCTGACAGTCTAGACGGAGAAGAGTCTGATTCAGAAGACATTTTAGATGATGTATCCTCTGTCGCAGTTGATAGATCCATGCAGTTTGATCTGAATAAGGTTCCGGATGAAGAGGATGCAACTTTGGAAGACCAACAAGATAAACAAGATGATATACATGTTAAGAAAAGGTGCTTTGATCTGAATAAGATGCCATGGTATGGAGATGAAATATCAGATCCTCTGAAACGTGAAGCCGCAAGATTCATAACAGAGTTTTTTTCGCCAGGTCAATATGATGTTGGAGAGAAATTTTGA